In Xiphophorus maculatus strain JP 163 A chromosome 15, X_maculatus-5.0-male, whole genome shotgun sequence, the following are encoded in one genomic region:
- the mrps10 gene encoding 28S ribosomal protein S10, mitochondrial, whose protein sequence is MAAPLVLRRELFSLAKILGGISQLGPRGLGACSNYKNCSQTRFKLLQRPNTFFHTAAYLSSTRFTITVTDEPDILFQKVVVLVKAHDRAVLDSYEFFATMAAKELGITMGKVFEPPKDIERLTLLKSVHIYKKHRVQYEMRTHYRCIELLHVTGCTAQVYLEYIQRNLPEGVAMEVTKTAVEKIPDHILEPMWKDHPIDDKPSK, encoded by the exons ATGGCTGCGCCCTTGGTACTCAGACGGGAATTATTCTCTTTAGCTAAAATATTAGGTGGAATTTCACAGTTG GGACCGAGAGGTTTGGGAGCTTGTTCCAATTACAAGAATTGCAGTCAAACTCG GTTCAAATTGCTACAGAGACCCAACACTTTCTTCCACACAGCCGCATATTTATCTTCAACTCGTTTTACA ATCACTGTCACAGACGAGCCCGACATTCTCTTCCAGAAGGTGGTTGTTCTGGTCAAGGCTCATGACAGAGCTGTGCTGGACAGCTATGAGTTCTTTGCCACGATGGCAGCTAAAGAGCTGGGCATCACTATGGGCAAAGT TTTTGAGCCACCCAAGGATATAGAGAGACTGACGCTACTGAAGTCAGTGCACATCTACAAGAAGCACAGGGTTCAGTATGAGATGAGGACACACTACCGTTGTATTGAG CTACTGCATGTTACAGGCTGCACAGCACAAGTGTACCTTGAATACATCCAGAGGAATCTCCCGGAGGGTGTAGCCATGGAGGTGACAAAG ACCGCTGTGGAGAAGATTCCAGATCATATTCTTGAACCCATGTGGAAAGATCACCCTATTGATGACAAACCCAGTAAATAG